In Mycoplasma sp. OR1901, the following are encoded in one genomic region:
- the scpB gene encoding SMC-Scp complex subunit ScpB — translation MKNNIIEALLYIQGDEGLTLEQVKEIFGTQTLAEAKKILMDFHKEFNEQGRGLKVVNFNDVYKLATRETVKEYVTKMVSIVRPNRLSNAAIEVAGIIAYKQPITRSQINKIRGAASEQVVNTLLIKGVIEEVGIAHTPGRPVLYGVTNKFYDHFRISTLRELPKMDDFNYIDGVENENNDFDLFQSQREE, via the coding sequence ATGAAAAATAATATTATTGAAGCACTTTTATACATTCAAGGTGATGAAGGTTTAACTTTAGAACAAGTTAAAGAAATCTTCGGCACACAAACTTTAGCAGAAGCTAAAAAAATATTAATGGACTTCCATAAAGAATTTAACGAACAAGGTAGAGGGTTAAAAGTTGTTAACTTCAATGATGTTTATAAATTGGCAACACGTGAAACAGTAAAAGAATACGTTACAAAAATGGTTTCAATTGTTAGACCTAATCGTTTATCAAATGCTGCAATTGAAGTTGCAGGAATCATTGCTTATAAACAGCCTATTACTAGAAGTCAAATCAACAAAATTCGTGGTGCAGCTTCTGAACAAGTAGTTAACACTTTATTAATTAAAGGTGTTATTGAAGAAGTGGGTATCGCACACACACCAGGTCGTCCTGTTTTATATGGTGTTACAAATAAGTTTTATGATCACTTTAGAATTTCTACATTAAGAGAATTGCCTAAAATGGATGATTTCAACTACATAGATGGTGTTGAAAACGAAAATAATGATTTTGATTTATTCCAAAGTCAAAGAGAAGAATAA
- a CDS encoding segregation/condensation protein A, producing the protein MKIVKKNINYDTKYEFNLKNFDGPLDLLLELIKAKKIDIMDVNLVELATQYIEIINKITEDELDVAGDYLAMAANLINLKSRMILRDPEDEPDLELEEEKQKLIQELIEYEHFKNVREALKTFQGLRQDIFIKKPSDIEEYLLDNDNSKLDGHSSPLKLINVMRRMFERVYAQRLRETKLEKFNLTPSDQFPFIKGLMKVNEKVDFEQIFTQPSINHFVVTLIALLELARQQFLVIHQDEQFDTIYITRGESYNEK; encoded by the coding sequence ATGAAGATAGTTAAGAAAAATATTAATTACGATACAAAGTACGAATTTAATTTAAAGAACTTTGATGGACCTCTTGATTTATTATTAGAATTAATTAAAGCTAAAAAAATTGACATCATGGATGTTAATTTAGTTGAATTAGCTACTCAATATATTGAAATAATTAACAAAATAACTGAAGACGAATTAGATGTCGCTGGTGATTATTTAGCTATGGCAGCTAACTTAATTAACTTAAAATCAAGAATGATTTTAAGAGATCCAGAAGATGAACCAGATTTAGAACTTGAAGAAGAAAAACAAAAACTTATACAAGAATTGATCGAATACGAGCACTTTAAAAATGTTCGTGAAGCATTAAAAACATTCCAAGGTTTACGTCAAGATATTTTTATTAAAAAACCAAGTGATATTGAAGAATATTTATTAGATAATGATAACTCTAAATTAGACGGTCATTCAAGTCCGCTTAAACTTATCAATGTAATGCGTAGAATGTTTGAAAGAGTTTATGCACAAAGATTACGTGAAACTAAATTGGAAAAATTTAATTTAACTCCTTCAGATCAATTCCCTTTTATTAAAGGGTTAATGAAAGTTAACGAAAAAGTGGATTTTGAACAAATATTTACACAACCTTCAATTAACCACTTTGTTGTTACTTTAATTGCATTACTAGAATTAGCAAGACAACAATTCCTAGTAATTCATCAAGACGAACAATTCGATACTATTTACATAACAAGAGGAGAATCATACAATGAAAAATAA
- a CDS encoding 1-acyl-sn-glycerol-3-phosphate acyltransferase — protein sequence MKKSINIKIKILFSAIPFFLKMIKIKRMLKKYKKTPEMVSEEQRYAYLTKVAKKVLKIYNIDLVVKGLSNLPATGGSILVPNHKSYLDVVALMVALEEESNEYNISQRIPVFIAKQELKSSRYINRAMELMDTFLIDQNSIKNSLKTFKEFTTYVKENKRFGIVFPEGERVYKEEVGEYKAGVFKVAAESYMNIIPVTISGALNSFDVNRKGRRTITVNFLREIKARDLITQSPSSVAKRVQMIVDKEIEKYEDS from the coding sequence ATGAAAAAATCAATAAATATAAAAATAAAAATATTGTTTTCTGCAATACCATTTTTTCTTAAAATGATAAAAATTAAAAGAATGTTAAAAAAATATAAAAAAACACCTGAAATGGTGAGCGAAGAACAAAGATATGCATACTTAACAAAAGTTGCTAAAAAAGTTCTTAAAATTTACAATATAGACTTAGTAGTTAAAGGGTTAAGTAATTTACCAGCAACAGGTGGAAGTATTTTAGTACCAAACCATAAATCATATCTTGATGTTGTAGCTTTAATGGTAGCTTTAGAAGAAGAATCTAATGAATATAACATAAGCCAAAGAATACCTGTTTTTATTGCTAAACAAGAACTTAAAAGTTCAAGATACATTAATCGTGCAATGGAATTAATGGATACATTTTTAATTGATCAAAACTCAATTAAAAATAGTTTAAAAACATTCAAAGAATTTACTACATATGTAAAAGAAAATAAAAGGTTCGGAATTGTTTTCCCTGAAGGTGAAAGAGTTTACAAAGAAGAAGTTGGAGAATACAAAGCAGGTGTCTTTAAAGTAGCTGCAGAATCATACATGAACATTATCCCTGTAACAATTTCGGGTGCACTAAATTCATTTGATGTTAACAGAAAAGGTAGAAGAACTATTACAGTTAACTTTTTAAGAGAAATCAAAGCTAGAGACTTAATTACACAATCTCCATCGTCTGTTGCTAAAAGAGTTCAGATGATAGTAGATAAGGAAATTGAAAAGTATGAAGATAGTTAA
- a CDS encoding 4'-phosphopantetheinyl transferase superfamily protein → MKYNVGIDLVKISRFENKSIKFAKRILGNEEFNCYINLPDDKKTLFLARSWAIKEAIFKADNSYFNFSQIDLKKENKVWKFKNFAISISHEEGFLVAFVIVDKEI, encoded by the coding sequence ATGAAATATAACGTAGGTATTGATTTGGTAAAAATTTCAAGATTTGAGAATAAATCAATAAAATTTGCAAAAAGAATTTTAGGCAATGAAGAATTCAATTGTTATATAAACCTACCCGATGATAAAAAAACTTTATTTTTAGCTAGATCGTGAGCTATTAAAGAAGCAATTTTCAAAGCTGATAATAGCTATTTTAATTTTTCTCAAATAGATTTAAAAAAAGAAAATAAAGTATGAAAATTTAAAAATTTTGCAATTAGCATTTCACATGAAGAAGGTTTTTTAGTCGCTTTTGTGATTGTTGATAAGGAGATCTAA
- a CDS encoding HPr family phosphocarrier protein, whose translation MKEFTVKIVDPIGLHARPTTLVSQAAAKFKSDSFIISNGREANLKSIMNIMALGIKHGAEVTVKVLGEDEEEAIKALHDTFVSLELI comes from the coding sequence ATGAAGGAATTTACAGTTAAAATAGTAGACCCAATCGGATTACATGCTCGTCCAACAACTTTAGTATCACAAGCTGCTGCTAAATTTAAATCTGATTCATTTATAATAAGTAATGGTCGTGAAGCAAACTTAAAGTCAATTATGAACATTATGGCTTTAGGAATCAAACACGGTGCAGAAGTTACTGTTAAAGTTTTAGGAGAAGACGAAGAAGAAGCTATCAAAGCACTTCACGATACATTTGTATCACTTGAATTAATATAA
- the mip gene encoding Ig-specific serine endopeptidase MIP, whose product MKLNKKIFSSIILLGTSSVSIISCAQQTPKSTSKHVEKDHEATSDNINNKINNDSETNTKQDDQQKENQVQNPKHTEEGNPTENTGKTQETETNSNGSTEHTGESKEPSSENSTTSPDNQTKNKDFNFNEYFKLSENDKFDYQMKYLNNLENSFNIRQTNITQESKNKFNEIAHKLNFLDYDTLNKLGANLPSYDQNGNYNGMLIQQNDPGAVQGIADSYNKDPYKSIGLARTLTNETYLNIAKQTFQITFNIYPITNDSKEKEELIKIMNFDDDLSLMINFVEDQVTKNQLKDELERNKVTWTKTDKSNFLFKKIWGILLKQNNDNFLNPIKTLNQYKKYFDQNFIKFNEEINKLNISEGTKNRVKDYVVNNNNFYALNYNILNSDQYNSGSGTAFIIDYLEPSDKNKYPTKFYFMTNYHVVNGFDLKNIKNISLARLNNEYNQLNKTLKVVGNDINIPKIYFNPTSYNKVVDGRDFLNTSPSQYSTNKDDKNQEYLDFAIFEIDFEKLFNDQEQMYANSFLNANSAEELAQKVTNNYALLPEDKKIGFLSYDYLNEYSKMNKDETNSNKLDSDKDQLYALSYPSTKTRHLNDFYLELNEEEKLKNSDQLEDANSKFSLWTNQTYEYYNKPNLMSEISKDILDQGGELSSTISMRSFKDKAGVFDKFIHAPSSTGKLFHSKDDGLDYYEAGLGYALKNYSPAGGSSGSSIRTKDNKLVSIITTGYARSMLSASLAIRSNGYNLEQLYGDYNMPQYDIIYGTGKDQKTSYREAIKSYLEKNSVQNKTHLFKNGFETENIDQAFVFKK is encoded by the coding sequence ATGAAATTAAATAAAAAGATTTTTAGTTCTATTATTTTATTAGGAACATCATCTGTTTCTATTATTTCATGTGCACAACAAACACCTAAAAGCACTAGTAAACATGTAGAAAAAGATCATGAAGCAACAAGTGACAACATTAATAATAAAATAAATAATGATTCAGAAACAAATACAAAACAAGATGATCAACAAAAAGAAAATCAAGTTCAAAATCCAAAACATACAGAGGAAGGAAACCCAACTGAAAACACAGGAAAAACACAAGAAACAGAAACTAATTCTAACGGAAGTACTGAACATACAGGAGAATCAAAAGAACCTAGCTCGGAAAATAGTACAACATCACCAGATAACCAAACTAAAAATAAAGATTTTAACTTTAATGAATATTTTAAATTAAGTGAAAATGATAAATTTGACTATCAAATGAAATATTTAAATAACTTAGAAAACTCATTTAATATTAGACAAACTAATATAACTCAAGAATCTAAAAATAAATTTAATGAAATAGCACATAAACTTAATTTTCTCGATTATGATACATTAAACAAACTTGGCGCTAATTTACCTAGTTATGATCAAAATGGAAATTATAATGGAATGTTAATTCAACAAAATGATCCAGGAGCTGTGCAAGGTATAGCAGATTCATATAATAAAGACCCATATAAAAGTATTGGTTTAGCAAGAACACTTACTAATGAAACATATTTAAATATTGCTAAACAAACATTTCAAATTACTTTTAATATATATCCTATAACTAACGACTCTAAAGAAAAAGAAGAATTAATTAAAATTATGAATTTTGATGATGATTTAAGTCTAATGATTAATTTTGTAGAAGATCAAGTTACTAAAAATCAATTAAAGGATGAATTAGAAAGAAATAAAGTTACTTGAACTAAAACTGATAAAAGTAACTTTCTATTTAAGAAAATTTGAGGTATATTACTAAAACAAAATAATGATAATTTCTTAAATCCTATTAAAACATTAAATCAATATAAAAAATATTTTGATCAAAACTTTATTAAATTTAACGAAGAAATAAATAAGTTAAATATAAGTGAAGGAACTAAAAATAGAGTTAAAGATTATGTAGTAAATAACAATAATTTTTATGCTTTAAATTACAATATATTAAATTCTGATCAATATAATTCAGGTTCAGGAACTGCATTTATAATAGATTATTTAGAACCAAGTGATAAAAATAAATATCCTACTAAATTTTACTTTATGACCAATTACCACGTGGTTAATGGTTTTGACTTAAAAAATATAAAAAATATATCACTTGCAAGATTAAATAACGAGTACAACCAATTGAACAAAACTTTAAAAGTAGTTGGTAATGATATAAATATTCCAAAGATATATTTTAACCCTACTTCATACAATAAAGTAGTTGATGGAAGGGACTTTTTAAATACTTCTCCATCTCAATATAGTACAAATAAAGATGATAAAAATCAAGAATACCTAGATTTTGCTATTTTCGAAATTGACTTTGAAAAACTTTTTAATGATCAAGAACAAATGTATGCTAACTCATTTTTAAATGCTAATAGTGCAGAAGAACTGGCACAAAAAGTTACAAATAATTATGCACTATTACCAGAAGATAAAAAGATTGGTTTCTTAAGTTATGATTATCTAAATGAATATTCAAAAATGAATAAAGACGAAACAAATAGTAATAAACTAGATAGTGATAAAGACCAATTATATGCATTATCATACCCTTCAACCAAAACTAGACATCTTAACGACTTTTATTTAGAATTAAATGAAGAAGAAAAGTTAAAAAATAGTGATCAATTAGAAGATGCAAATAGTAAGTTTAGTTTATGAACTAATCAAACCTATGAGTATTACAATAAGCCAAATTTAATGAGTGAGATTTCAAAAGATATACTTGATCAAGGTGGTGAATTATCTAGCACAATTTCAATGAGAAGTTTTAAAGATAAAGCTGGTGTATTTGATAAATTTATACACGCTCCATCAAGCACGGGTAAATTATTCCACTCAAAAGATGATGGTTTAGACTATTACGAAGCTGGTTTAGGTTATGCGCTAAAAAACTATTCACCTGCAGGTGGTTCATCAGGTTCTTCAATTAGAACTAAAGATAATAAATTAGTTTCAATAATAACAACCGGTTATGCAAGAAGCATGTTATCAGCTTCTTTAGCAATTAGATCAAATGGATATAATCTTGAACAATTATATGGTGACTATAATATGCCTCAATATGATATTATTTACGGAACTGGTAAAGATCAAAAAACTTCATATCGTGAAGCAATTAAATCATATTTAGAAAAAAACAGTGTACAAAATAAAACTCATTTATTTAAAAATGGTTTTGAAACCGAAAATATAGATCAAGCCTTTGTGTTTAAGAAATAA
- a CDS encoding ABC transporter ATP-binding protein, which yields MNKEKQYYVESNWLGKKQYREVREGTEQMLNSVDKEKILEIRNMDVTYGHGAKTFYALKDFNLNIYKGEVLGLVGESGSGKTTAGKAIIGLTPHSFGQIKILDRVIPKNKNKVFKWSKKGKDIINFMVNKVQMIFQDPTNSLNPFKDVESIIGEGLTNTKNAKEIYIYNYDSRVKKEIYSELCDIHHSQFFGDYEKWLDKELAINENTAYDAFYNDFNTKVRELKNNYLNKFLDKYIVEREKLKKLTEKEAKALLIREILGSVGLDETVLGRYPLEFSGGQQQRIGICRAIVLKPQILIADEPISALDVSIQAQVINIFKELKEKYDLTILFIAHDLRMVEYISDRIAVMNKGTLLEVGPAKSIVHNPHHPYTQSLLDAVPSIEAEKGSLVGETYDPNMHNYDEENQPKWIQVGDQHFVLASEKEIDQFKAKATEYKNKKLNNNQ from the coding sequence ATGAATAAAGAAAAACAATATTATGTCGAATCAAATTGACTAGGTAAAAAACAGTACCGTGAAGTTAGAGAAGGTACTGAACAAATGTTAAATTCTGTAGATAAAGAAAAAATTCTTGAAATTAGAAATATGGATGTTACATATGGTCACGGTGCAAAAACATTTTATGCATTAAAAGACTTTAACTTAAACATTTATAAAGGTGAAGTTTTAGGACTAGTTGGTGAATCAGGTTCTGGTAAAACAACCGCTGGTAAAGCTATTATAGGTTTAACACCACATAGTTTTGGTCAAATTAAAATTTTAGATAGAGTGATACCTAAAAATAAAAACAAGGTATTTAAATGATCTAAAAAAGGTAAAGATATTATTAACTTTATGGTTAATAAAGTTCAAATGATTTTCCAAGATCCAACTAACAGTTTAAATCCATTTAAAGATGTTGAATCTATCATTGGTGAAGGTTTAACTAATACTAAAAATGCTAAAGAAATTTACATTTATAACTATGATAGTAGAGTAAAAAAAGAGATTTATTCTGAATTATGTGATATTCACCATTCACAATTCTTTGGTGATTATGAAAAATGATTAGATAAAGAACTTGCTATTAATGAAAACACCGCTTATGATGCTTTTTACAATGATTTTAATACTAAAGTAAGAGAATTAAAAAATAATTATTTAAACAAATTTTTAGATAAATATATTGTCGAAAGAGAAAAGTTAAAAAAACTAACAGAAAAAGAAGCTAAGGCTTTATTAATTAGAGAAATCTTAGGTTCAGTTGGACTTGATGAAACTGTTTTAGGAAGATACCCATTAGAATTCTCTGGTGGTCAACAACAACGTATCGGGATTTGTAGAGCAATTGTTCTAAAACCACAAATCTTAATTGCTGATGAACCTATTTCAGCTCTTGATGTTTCAATCCAAGCTCAAGTTATTAACATTTTCAAAGAACTTAAAGAAAAATATGATTTAACAATTTTATTTATTGCCCACGATTTACGTATGGTTGAATATATTTCTGATCGTATCGCTGTTATGAATAAAGGTACACTTTTAGAAGTTGGACCTGCAAAATCAATAGTTCATAACCCTCATCACCCATATACACAAAGTTTATTAGATGCAGTTCCTTCTATTGAAGCGGAAAAAGGTTCACTTGTTGGTGAAACATATGATCCAAATATGCATAATTATGATGAAGAAAACCAACCTAAATGAATTCAAGTTGGAGATCAACACTTTGTGTTAGCTTCTGAAAAAGAAATTGATCAATTTAAAGCAAAAGCAACAGAATACAAGAATAAAAAGTTAAATAACAATCAATAA
- a CDS encoding ABC transporter ATP-binding protein, whose protein sequence is MKKKKNKTFIRGVVDFWTNIYNKLKRLFTFKKQNTTLEFQKYIDNAKTEHVLDQDLKVAAEIEDIYLTFKNPANPSEKNLVLRGPSLKVYEGKIHAIIGESGSGKSVITSLLYGLTGNNSIIESGSVKLYGLEVHNFNLFNWEKSKLRGRVVSAVFQNPMSILDPTMKVGKQITEGMMINGITKTKKEAVQEAIKYLKLAKINNPEKVMQLYPHELSGGMIQRIAIAAIVSLKPKILVMDEPTTALDPTVQALVLDIIRELQEQFKIAIVFITHDLGVVASISEFINIMYAGQIIESGTREEILMHPQHPYTWGLISSMPDYNNDERLSVIKGAVPSSLNDIQGDAFAIRNDYALGKDLEEESDFYYVSKTHYVKSSLLDKQAPHYRPHKIIENLWKRYFNRLEKIYGKNYFVSQEEYLDEYNKTELYNAEVIKLRELEEKNQEQVDE, encoded by the coding sequence TTAAAAAAGAAAAAAAATAAAACATTCATTAGAGGTGTTGTTGACTTTTGAACAAATATTTATAATAAATTAAAACGTTTATTTACATTCAAAAAACAAAACACAACATTAGAATTTCAAAAATACATAGATAACGCAAAAACAGAACATGTTTTAGACCAAGATCTAAAAGTTGCTGCTGAAATTGAAGATATCTATTTAACATTTAAAAATCCAGCTAATCCAAGTGAGAAAAACTTAGTTTTAAGAGGTCCATCTCTTAAAGTTTATGAAGGTAAAATTCACGCTATTATTGGTGAATCTGGTTCAGGTAAATCAGTTATAACATCTCTGTTATACGGTTTAACTGGTAATAATTCAATCATCGAATCTGGTTCAGTTAAATTATATGGCTTAGAAGTTCATAATTTCAACTTATTTAACTGAGAAAAATCAAAACTTAGAGGTAGAGTTGTATCTGCAGTATTCCAAAACCCGATGTCAATTTTAGATCCAACCATGAAAGTTGGTAAACAAATTACTGAAGGTATGATGATTAATGGAATTACTAAAACTAAAAAAGAAGCTGTTCAAGAAGCAATTAAATATCTTAAATTAGCTAAAATTAATAACCCAGAAAAAGTAATGCAATTATATCCACATGAACTTTCTGGAGGTATGATTCAACGTATTGCTATTGCCGCAATTGTTAGTTTAAAACCAAAAATTTTAGTTATGGATGAGCCTACAACCGCTCTTGACCCTACAGTTCAAGCCTTAGTGCTAGATATAATTAGAGAATTACAAGAACAATTTAAAATTGCGATTGTATTTATTACTCACGACTTAGGAGTTGTTGCATCTATTTCTGAATTTATTAATATTATGTATGCTGGTCAAATTATTGAATCAGGTACACGTGAAGAAATTTTAATGCACCCACAACATCCATATACTTGAGGTTTAATTTCATCAATGCCTGATTATAACAATGATGAAAGATTAAGCGTTATTAAAGGAGCTGTTCCTTCATCACTTAATGATATTCAAGGTGACGCTTTCGCAATACGTAATGATTATGCCTTAGGTAAAGATTTAGAAGAAGAATCAGATTTTTACTATGTATCAAAAACTCACTATGTAAAATCAAGTTTACTTGATAAACAAGCACCACATTATCGTCCACATAAAATTATTGAAAATCTTTGAAAAAGATATTTCAATCGTTTAGAGAAAATCTATGGTAAAAACTATTTTGTTAGCCAAGAAGAATATCTAGATGAATACAATAAAACAGAATTATATAACGCAGAAGTAATTAAATTAAGAGAATTAGAAGAAAAGAACCAGGAGCAAGTTGATGAATAA
- a CDS encoding ABC transporter permease, translating to MIFKTKKQHTSPNNEHGRDLAPNRFIQPLNYKKWELIGNLLEYHESKNIKKQQNKWSELFYRYSRSYAGVFGLILFLTIVISSLIIPFFTKNPETLNIDNKYENFFENGSIFGTDYLGRDLFGRLWWGLRYSLALALVTTIIQVAIGLLIGITMGHFKLFDTIMTYIIKIISNVPSIIILIVITIVWKPTFWVIVFALTFTSWTGIANQMRSQVLRAKNFEWVAASSILGTPTYKILLNYLPVVVPLLVTEIVFHIPGVILSETSLAFIGLSIDIPTLGNLISEGSKVFTAYPRYVLIPSTMLVLLTTSIQLISASVQDSLLRQR from the coding sequence ATGATTTTTAAAACAAAAAAACAACATACATCGCCAAACAACGAGCATGGTAGAGATTTAGCGCCAAATCGTTTTATCCAACCACTAAACTATAAAAAATGAGAATTAATTGGTAATTTACTTGAGTACCATGAATCAAAAAACATTAAAAAACAACAAAACAAATGATCTGAATTATTTTACAGATACTCTAGAAGTTATGCAGGTGTTTTTGGGCTAATATTATTTTTAACAATAGTTATTAGTTCACTTATAATACCTTTCTTCACTAAAAATCCTGAAACATTAAACATTGATAATAAATATGAAAACTTCTTTGAAAACGGTTCAATTTTTGGAACAGATTACTTAGGACGTGATTTATTTGGACGTCTATGATGAGGGTTAAGATATTCTCTTGCTCTTGCGTTAGTAACCACAATTATTCAGGTTGCTATTGGTTTATTAATCGGTATTACAATGGGTCATTTTAAATTATTTGACACTATTATGACCTATATAATCAAAATTATTTCAAACGTTCCGTCCATTATTATATTAATCGTTATTACAATTGTGTGAAAACCAACTTTCTGAGTTATAGTTTTCGCCCTCACCTTTACTTCATGAACTGGTATTGCTAACCAAATGAGATCGCAAGTATTAAGAGCAAAAAACTTTGAATGAGTTGCCGCTTCAAGTATTTTAGGTACACCAACTTATAAAATATTACTTAATTACTTACCAGTTGTAGTTCCGCTTTTAGTAACAGAAATAGTATTCCATATACCAGGTGTTATTCTAAGTGAAACATCCCTTGCCTTCATTGGTTTAAGTATCGATATACCAACATTAGGAAACTTAATTTCTGAAGGTTCTAAAGTCTTTACAGCATATCCAAGATATGTTCTAATACCGTCAACAATGCTAGTTTTACTTACAACATCAATTCAATTAATATCAGCAAGTGTGCAAGATTCATTATTAAGACAAAGATAG
- a CDS encoding ABC transporter permease produces MKIKNTNNFVNENELNFKDKKLVNNNSFVDFANKIKPKTSLLNEVFNTQSRLVRSLRRLFIMSFEFFTIAWIVVTITFFLINSIPGSTTLTSGLDEASKKAIEAQYGLDKPLFQRYLIYLQNLLHGDFGISYSVFPGQNINDFVWVRFYKSFLIGIFSVALTLIIGIPIGVYVGMNPDKLPDHIATVVVSIFSSIPSLVFALWLLLLGRIINIPYLFVHTDITTYILPGLALSLGSIIVYIKYIRTELNRELNSQHAKFCYLKGLSKSRFVWTHALKPSLFPIATFFPVVIFGSFIGSLFVEQIFFITGSGGLLLNAITSKDYNIILFMVTIFSLLTILSYTTRDALYKLIDPRVRRRK; encoded by the coding sequence ATGAAAATAAAAAATACAAATAACTTTGTAAACGAAAATGAATTAAATTTCAAAGATAAAAAATTAGTTAATAATAATTCATTTGTCGATTTTGCAAACAAAATTAAACCTAAAACGTCGCTTTTAAACGAAGTATTTAACACACAATCAAGATTAGTTAGATCATTAAGAAGACTATTTATTATGTCTTTTGAGTTTTTTACTATTGCTTGAATAGTTGTTACAATTACATTCTTCTTAATTAACTCAATACCAGGATCTACTACATTAACTTCTGGACTAGATGAAGCGTCTAAAAAAGCTATTGAAGCACAATATGGATTAGATAAACCTTTATTCCAAAGGTATCTAATCTACTTACAAAACTTATTACATGGTGATTTCGGAATTTCTTACTCGGTCTTTCCAGGACAAAATATTAATGATTTTGTTTGAGTCAGATTCTATAAATCATTCTTAATTGGGATTTTCTCAGTTGCATTAACACTAATAATTGGTATTCCAATTGGTGTTTATGTTGGAATGAATCCAGATAAATTACCTGACCATATTGCCACAGTTGTTGTTTCAATTTTCTCATCAATTCCATCATTAGTATTTGCGCTATGATTATTATTACTAGGTCGTATTATTAATATACCTTATTTATTTGTGCATACAGATATTACGACATATATACTACCTGGTTTAGCTTTATCTTTAGGTTCTATTATTGTTTATATTAAATATATTAGAACTGAATTAAATCGTGAGTTAAACTCACAACATGCTAAATTTTGTTATCTAAAAGGATTATCAAAATCTAGATTCGTTTGAACACACGCATTAAAACCATCATTATTCCCAATCGCAACATTCTTCCCGGTAGTTATCTTTGGTAGCTTCATTGGTAGTTTGTTCGTAGAACAAATCTTCTTTATTACAGGTTCTGGTGGTTTATTACTTAATGCAATTACCTCAAAAGATTACAATATTATCTTATTCATGGTAACAATATTCTCATTATTAACAATTCTCTCATATACAACTCGTGATGCTCTATACAAATTAATTGACCCACGTGTAAGAAGAAGAAAGTAG